Part of the Quadrisphaera sp. DSM 44207 genome, CCCAGCACGGCGATCACCACCGACAGGGCCAGCAGCACGTAGATGGTGATGAGCAGCTGCTGGGTCTGGTCCGCCTGCGCCGAGACGTACTCCTCGCGGTCCTGCACCGAGAGCACCACGTAGGGCGCGACGGCGTCCGTGACCGCCTCCCGCACCGCGGCGGCGTCCGCGCCGTCCTCCAGCGTCACGTAGCCGAACAGGTCCAGGCGCTGCGGCTCGGGAACGGCCTGCTCCACCAGCGACGCCGGCAGCACCACCGACGAGCCCACCGCCTGGTTGTCGGCGAAGACCCCGCCGACGCGCAGCTGCTGGCCGGTCAGCGTGCCGACGGTCGCGGTCAGCTCGTCCCCGACGGCCAGGCCCTCCTCCTCGGCGTAGGAGGAGGAGACGAGCACGTCCCCGTCGTCCAGGGCGTCCAGGCTCCCCTCCTCCACGTCGACGACGACGTTCTGCGCCAGGTCCGAGGCATCGGCCGCCACGGTGAATCCGCTGCCGAGGTCCGAGGGCACGAACGCCAGCTCGGCGACCGAGGCGACCCCGTCGACTCCCCGCACCGCGTCGCTGGCGGCCGGCGGGAAGCCGGTGAAGCCCGCGTTCAGGACGAGGTCGGCGCGCACGGACTCCTCCACGATCGCCGCGGTGGAGGAGCGGGTCGAGGCCGTCAGCACCGTCACGCCGGTGACGAGGGCGAGGCCGACCATGAGGGCCCCGGCGGTGGTGGCCGTCCGGCGCGGGTTGCGCAGCGCGTTCTCGCGGGCCAGGCGTCCCACCGGGCGCAGCGCGGTGAACGGCGCGGCCAGCACGCGCAGCACCGGGCGCGCCAGCAGCGGCGCGGCCACCGCGACGCCGAGGAAGAGGGCGAGGGCGCTGAGGGCGACGCCGACGCCGCTGGTCGTGCCGAGGGCGCCCAGGGAGAGCCACAGGCCGACCCCGGCGGCCACCACGAGCAGCGCGCCCAGCAGGGCGCGCGTGCGCAGGGACCGCTCCGGCAGCGCGACGTCGTCGCGCATGGCCGCCACCGGGGCGATGCGCGCGGCCCGCAGCGCCGGCGCCACGGCCGCCAGCACCGTGACGACGACGCCGGTGAGCACCCCGACGAGCAGGGTGCGCGGGGCGACGACGAGACCGCCGGTGAGCTCCAGGCCGACGGCGCCGAGCACCGCCGCCAGCACCGCCGCGAGGCCGATGCCGGCGCCCACGCCGAGGACGCCGCCGACCGCTCCCACCGCCAGCGCCTCGGCGAGCACCGAGCCGACCACCTGCCGGCCGCTGGCGCCGATGGCGCGCAGCAGCGCCAGCTCGCGGGTGCGCTGCGCCACGAGCATCGAGAACGTGTTGACGATGATGAAGCAGCCGACGACGAGGCTGATGCCGGCGAAGACGAGCAGGAACGTGGAGATGAAGCCCAGGGCCTCGCGGATGTTCTCGGTGTCCTCCCTCACCTGCTCCTCGCCCGTGATCGCCTCCGCGCCCGCGGGCAGCACCTGCGCGACCCGGTCGCGCAGCTCGACCTGGCCGACGCCGTCCTCGGCGCGCACGGCGAAGCTCGCCACGGTGCCCTCGGGGGCGTAGTACTCGCGCGCGGAGGCGGGGTCGAAGACCACCAGCGTGCTCCCGGCCAGCGCCGCGCCCCGCACGACGCCGACCACCTGCGCGTCGCGGACGTCGGCGCCGGCGAGCACCCGGGTGCGGTCCCCGACGTCCAGGCCCGAGCGGGCGAGCGTGGCCTCCTCGACGGCGATCTCGCCCGGTGCCGTCGGGGAGCGGCCGTCCACCAGCTCCAGCACCGGGTCGTCCTCGACGTACCCGGTGCCGAGGGCGGGGGCCCCGCCCTGGCGCACCGCGGTGCCGTCGGCGCCCACGAGCACCGCGGAGCCGCTCAGCGCGGGCTCGGCGACCGCCACGCCGTCCACCGCGCGCAGGCGCTCGGCGAGGTCCAGCGGCAGCTGGCTGCGCAGGGCGTCGCCCTGCGGGCCCTCGGCGCCGGCGAGGCCGCGCACGACGACGTCCGTGCCCTCGGCGGAGGAGGCGAAGAGGTCGGTGAAGGAGCGGTCGAGGGTGTCGGTGAGCACGAACGTGCCGGCGACGAAGGAGACGCCCAGCAGCACGGACGTCGCGGTCAGCAGGAAGCGCACCAGGTGCCGGCGGACGCCCGCCAGCGCCACCCGCATCACGGCCGCTCCCCGCGGGCGCGGGCAGCGGCCGGCGCGCTGACGCGGCCCATCCGCTCCAGGACGGCCTCGGCGGTGGGGGAGGACAGCTCGTCGACCAGGCGCCCGTCGGCGAGGAACAGCACGCGGTCGGCGTAGGCCGCGGCGCTCGGCTCGTGGGTGACCATGACGACGGTCTGCTCGAAGTCGTCGACGCTGCGGCGCAGGAAGCCGAGCACCTCGGCGCTGGCGACGGAGTCGAGGTTGCCGGTCGGCTCGTCGGCGAAGACGATCGCCGGCCGGCTGACCAGGGCCCTCGCGCACGCCACCCGCTGCTGCTGGCCCCCGGAGAGCTGGTTGGGCCGGTGGCTGAGGCGGTCGCCGAGGCCCACGACGTCCACCACGTGCTCGAACCAGGCCTGGTCGACCTTGCGGCGGGCGATGTCGAGGGGCAGCGTGATGTTCTCGCGCGCCGTCAGGGTCGGCACGAGGTTGTAGGCCTGGAAGACGAAGCCGATGCGCTCGCGCCGCAGCTTGGTCAGCTTCCCGTCGCCCAGGCGCGAGAGCTCGACGCCGTCGACCACCACCGAGCCGGACGTCGGGGTGTCCAGGGCCGCCATGCAGTGCATGAGCGTGGACTTGCCCGACCCCGACGGCCCCATGATCGCGGTCAGGCGGCCCCGCTCGAAGTCGACGCTGACGCCGTCCAGGGCCCGCACCTCCGCCTCCCCCCGCCCGTGCACCTTGACGAGGTCGACGGCGCGGGCGACGGGGCCCGGATCGGGCGTCGCGGACCGGGATGCGCCAGCGGGTGCGGTGGCGGGTGCGGTGGCGGGAGCGGCAACGGGTGCGGTGCCGGGGGCGTCGGGAGAAGCCATGGGTCCATGCTCACAGCCCCGGCGCCCGGCGTCCCCACCGCGCCCGAGATCCGTCAGAGCCCCGCGCCCGGGCGGCTCCGGGTGGCGCACCGGTTCCCGCGCGTCAGCGCCCCAGGGCCCCGAGGAAGGCGCTCAGCGCGGCGGCCAGCTGCTCGGGCGCCTCCTCGGCCATGTGGTGGCCGCTGTCGATGCGGCCTCCCCGCAGGTCGGTGGCCCACGGCCGCCACACGCCCAGGACGTCGCCGTAGAGGTCCTCCAGGTCGTCGCGGCTGGACCACAGCACGAGCGTCGGGCAGGTCACGCGGCGTCCGGCGGCGCGGTCGGCGTCGTCCGCGGCGCGGTCGACGCCCAGGCCCGCCCGGTAGTCCTCGAGCATCGCCCGCACCACCGCCGGGTCGTGGACGGCGCGGCGGTGGTCGGCGTGGTTCTCCTCGCCCATGCGCGCGGGGTTCCCGCCGTACCAGGCGTCGGGGTCGGCGAGGATCGCGCGCTCGGGCCTGTCGGGCTGGGCGAAGAAGAACCAGTGCCACCACGCGGCGGCGAACCGCGCGTCGGCGCGGGCGAGGGCCTCGCCGATCGGCACGCTGTCGAGCACGGCGAGCGCGGTGACCGCCTCGGGCGCGTCGAGCGCGAGCCGCAGCGCGGCGTAGCTGCCGCGGTCGTGGCCGACGACGGCGGCGCGCTCGTGCCCGAGGGCGCGCAGGAGCGCGAGGACGTCGCCGGCCATCGCCCGCTTGGACGCCTGGGCGTGGTCGGGCAGCGGGTCGGGCGCGCTGGAGCGGCCGTAGCCGCGCAGGTCCGGGCAGATCACGGTGCGCCCGGCGGCGGCCAGCAGCGGCGCGACGCGGTACCACGTGGTGTGGGTGCGCGGGTGCCCGTGCAGCAGCACCACCGGCAGTCCCTCGCCGCCGTGGCGCACCCGCAGCCGCACGTTCGGCGCGACGTCCACCACCGACTCGGTGAAGCCGCCGAAGAAGCCTCCGGGCACGACGGCGCGGTCGGTCAGGAGGTGTGAGGGACAGGAGGGGGCGCGCGGTCAGGAGTTCTCGGGCCGCACCGGCAGGTCGTCCCGCTGCGCCTCCTCGTCGGTGGTCAGCACGGGCTTCGGCAGCCCGCCCTGCTGCTCGTCGGCGTCGGGGCTCGTCTGCTCGGGGCCGTTGGGGTCGCTCACGTCGTTCCTCCTGAGCACGGGTGTCGAAGACCACGGCGTCGTACCCGTCGACGGCTTCGACATGCGGACGAACCGGCGCCACCTGCGTCCACCGATCGGGGCGCACGGGTTTGACCGTTTAAGCAATAAAACTACAGTAACGCTGACTTAGTGCCGTTCGACTGCGTGCAGGAGGTGGCATGGCCAAGAAGCGGCACACGTTTTCCCGGCCGACGCTCGACGCCGTCCACGTGCTGGGGGCCCAGGTCGCCCAGGCCCGCAGGGCACGCGGCTGGACAGCCGCGGAACTGGCCGAGCGCGTCGGCGTGTCACCGCGCACGATCACCAGCCTCGAGCGCGGTGCTCCCACCGTGGCGCTCGGAACGGCCTTCGAGGCGGCCACCCTGCTCAGGATCCCGCTGTTCGGCGCCGAGGGGCCCGAGCTGGCGGCACTGGCTCACCGCGAGCGCCAGGTGCTGGCGCTCCTGCCCCGCCGCGTCCACCGCAGCCGGGAACCGGCCCATGACGACTTCTGACCAGCGGCGTGCCCGGCCCCGCCGGGCGTACGTCTGGGTGTGGCTGCCGGGCGCGAGCACACCGGTCGTCGCAGGGGTCCTCGAACCCGTCGGCGGCGTCGTGACGTTCACCTACGGCCGCAGCTACCTCGCCCGGGACGAGGCGATCCCCCTCTACGAGCCGGAGCTGCCGCTGCGTCCCGGGCGCATCGAGCCCGGGCCCGGCCTCCACATCGCCTCCTGCATCCGCGACGCCGGTCCCGACGCCTGGGGCCAGCGGGTGGTCCTGGCCCGCCACGTCGGAGGCACGACCGCTGGCAGGGACACCGCGGAGCTGGACCCGCTCACGTACCTCCTCGAGTCCGGATCGGACCGGATCGGTGCCCTGGACTTCCAGGCCAGCCCGACCGAGTACGTGCCCCGGGTGGAGACTGCGCCTCTGGCTGACCTGCAGCAGGCCGCCACGGCCCTGGAGGAGGGGCGTCCGCTCCCGGAACCGGTCAGGACCGCCCTGCTGCACGGGACGTCGGTGGGCGGCGCCCGACCGAAGGTGCTCGTGCACGAGGGTGGCAGGCACTGGATCGCCAAGCTGTCCTCGACCACTGATCCGTACCTGGTGGTCAAGGCCGAGGCGGTCGGCGTGGAACTGGCCCGGCGGGTAGGCCTGGCGGTGCCGGACACGCGCGTCGTCACGTCGCTCGGCCGGGACGTCCTGCTGGTCGAGCGGTTCGACCGGACACCCGGGACCGCGCAGCGCCGGCTCATGGTGTCCGCTCTGACCATCCTCGGCCTGGACGAGATGACCGCGAGGTACGCGACGTACCCGGACCTGGCCGATGCCGTCCGCGGGTCCTTCGTCGCTCCCGCAGCGACGCTGCGGGAGCTGTTCAGCCGCATCGTCTTCAACGTCTGCATCGGCAACACCGACGACCACGCCCGCAACCACGCTGCCTTCTACGACGGCGAGCAGCTGAGCCTCACACCCGCCTACGACCTGTGTCCGCAGCTGCGCTCCGGTGAGGAGGCGGCGCAGGCGATGGCGATCGACCGCGAGGGCCAGCGCGCCAGCCAGCTCAGGACCTGCCTCGACGCCGCCGGTGAGTACCACCTCGAGAGGCAGGAAGCGGTCGAGGTCATCGAGCACCAGCTCGCGGTGATCAACGAGCAGTGGACCGAGGCTGCGGACGCCGCGGGCCTGACCGCGCTGGAGCGCCGGCAGCTGTGGGGCCGGCAGATCCTCAACCCCTTCATCCGCTACGGCTACGCGGGCAGCGGCTGACTCCTCGCCGAGGTCCGGCGTGCGCTGCCGCGTCCGATGCCCGCCAGACGGTGTCGGCGCCGCGCGCCAGACTGGCGGGCGTGACGACCGCGACGACCGCGACGACCGCGACGACCGCGACGACGGGCGCGGGCCTGGACGCGGACGCGTGCTACCGGGCCTCGGCCGGCCGCGACGCGCGCTGGGACGGGCGCTTCTACCTGGGGGTGACCACCACCGGGGTGTACTGCCGCCCCTCATGCCCGGCCCGCACCCCGCACCGGCACAACTGCCGCTTCTTCCTCACCGCGGCGGCCGCCGTGGCCGCGGGCTTCCGCGCGTGCCGGCGCTGCCGCCCCGACGCGCAGCCGGGCTCGCGCTCCTGGGACGCGCGCGGAGATCTGGCCGGGCGCGCCGTGCGGATGATCCGCGACGGCGTCCTCGACGAGGTCGGCGTCGCGGGCCTGGCCGCGCGCCTGGCCGTCTCCGAGCGCCACCTGCTGCGCGTGCTCGTGGAGGAGGTCGGCGCCTCCCCGCAGCAGCTCGGCCGCACCCGGCGGGCGCAGACCGCGCGGATGCTCGTCGAGCAGACCGACCTGCCCCTGGCGCAGGTCGCCTTCGCCGCCGGGTTCGCCAGCGTGCGGCAGTTCAACGACGTCGTCCGCCAGGAGTTCGCGGCCACCCCCTCGCAGCTGCGCTGCCGGCGCCGCGGGGGCCCCGGCGTCCCGGGCTCGGGGCCGGACGCGGCCGAGGGCGGGCGCGAGCCGGTGGACGGCGTGCGCCTGGTGCTGCGGCTGCAGCACCGCGCCCCGCTGGCGGCGGCGCCGCTGGCCCGCTTCCTCGGCGGCCACGTCGTCGCGGGCCTGGAGCGGCACGACGCCGAGGCCCGCGAGCACACGCGCACCGTGCCCGCCCCCCACGGCCCGGCGGTCGTGACCGTCGCCCTGGGAGCGGCGGCCGACTCCGTCAGCGCGCGGCTGCACCTGGCCGACGTCGCGGACGTCGCGCCGGTGGTCGCCCGGGTGCGCCGGTGGCTCGACCTCGACGCCGACCCCCTGCTCGTCGACGACGCGCTGTCGGACGACCCGCTGCTGCGCCCCCTCGTGGCCGCCCGCCCCGGCCTGCGCGTGCCGGGCGCGGTCGACGGCGTCGAGACGGCGCTGCTCGCCGTCCTCGGCCAGCAGGTCTCCCTCGGCGCCGCGCGCACCTTCGCCGGCCGCCTCGTCGCCGCGTTCGGCGTCCCGGCCGCGCAGGGCCTGACGTCCTTCCCGACCGCCGAGGCCCTCGCCGCGGCCGGCCCCGACGCCCTGCGCGCCGCCACCGGCGTGACCGGCGCCCGCGCGCGCACCCTGCACGCGCTCGCCGGCGCCGCCGCCGACGGGCTCGCGCTCGGTCCGGACGCCGACCGCGACGCCACCCGCGCGGCGCTGCTGGCCCTGCCCGGCATCGGCCCGTGGACGGCCGAGTACGTCGCCCTGCGCGCCCTCGGCGACCCCGACGCCTTCCCCTCCGGGGACCTCGTGCTCCAGCGGGTCCTCGGGGTGCGCTCCGCGCGCCTGGCCGACGAGCGCGCCCGCGCCTGGCGGCCCTGGCGCGGCTACGCCCTGCTCCACCTGTGGACCGAGGAGGTCTTCGCATGACCACGACCACCATCACCACCGTTCCGACGTCCGCCGCGCCGTCCGACGCGCCCGCGGCTGCTGCGCTCCAGGTGCTGCGGCTGCCCACCCCCGCCGGCGAGGTGGCCGTGATCCTCACGCCCGAGGACGGCGTGGTCCGGGCGGCGGGCTTCTGCGGCCCCGACGTGCTCGCCGCGCGGCTCGC contains:
- a CDS encoding type II toxin-antitoxin system HipA family toxin translates to MTTSDQRRARPRRAYVWVWLPGASTPVVAGVLEPVGGVVTFTYGRSYLARDEAIPLYEPELPLRPGRIEPGPGLHIASCIRDAGPDAWGQRVVLARHVGGTTAGRDTAELDPLTYLLESGSDRIGALDFQASPTEYVPRVETAPLADLQQAATALEEGRPLPEPVRTALLHGTSVGGARPKVLVHEGGRHWIAKLSSTTDPYLVVKAEAVGVELARRVGLAVPDTRVVTSLGRDVLLVERFDRTPGTAQRRLMVSALTILGLDEMTARYATYPDLADAVRGSFVAPAATLRELFSRIVFNVCIGNTDDHARNHAAFYDGEQLSLTPAYDLCPQLRSGEEAAQAMAIDREGQRASQLRTCLDAAGEYHLERQEAVEVIEHQLAVINEQWTEAADAAGLTALERRQLWGRQILNPFIRYGYAGSG
- a CDS encoding AlkA N-terminal domain-containing protein, producing MTTATTATTATTATTGAGLDADACYRASAGRDARWDGRFYLGVTTTGVYCRPSCPARTPHRHNCRFFLTAAAAVAAGFRACRRCRPDAQPGSRSWDARGDLAGRAVRMIRDGVLDEVGVAGLAARLAVSERHLLRVLVEEVGASPQQLGRTRRAQTARMLVEQTDLPLAQVAFAAGFASVRQFNDVVRQEFAATPSQLRCRRRGGPGVPGSGPDAAEGGREPVDGVRLVLRLQHRAPLAAAPLARFLGGHVVAGLERHDAEAREHTRTVPAPHGPAVVTVALGAAADSVSARLHLADVADVAPVVARVRRWLDLDADPLLVDDALSDDPLLRPLVAARPGLRVPGAVDGVETALLAVLGQQVSLGAARTFAGRLVAAFGVPAAQGLTSFPTAEALAAAGPDALRAATGVTGARARTLHALAGAAADGLALGPDADRDATRAALLALPGIGPWTAEYVALRALGDPDAFPSGDLVLQRVLGVRSARLADERARAWRPWRGYALLHLWTEEVFA
- a CDS encoding ABC transporter permease, which gives rise to MRVALAGVRRHLVRFLLTATSVLLGVSFVAGTFVLTDTLDRSFTDLFASSAEGTDVVVRGLAGAEGPQGDALRSQLPLDLAERLRAVDGVAVAEPALSGSAVLVGADGTAVRQGGAPALGTGYVEDDPVLELVDGRSPTAPGEIAVEEATLARSGLDVGDRTRVLAGADVRDAQVVGVVRGAALAGSTLVVFDPASAREYYAPEGTVASFAVRAEDGVGQVELRDRVAQVLPAGAEAITGEEQVREDTENIREALGFISTFLLVFAGISLVVGCFIIVNTFSMLVAQRTRELALLRAIGASGRQVVGSVLAEALAVGAVGGVLGVGAGIGLAAVLAAVLGAVGLELTGGLVVAPRTLLVGVLTGVVVTVLAAVAPALRAARIAPVAAMRDDVALPERSLRTRALLGALLVVAAGVGLWLSLGALGTTSGVGVALSALALFLGVAVAAPLLARPVLRVLAAPFTALRPVGRLARENALRNPRRTATTAGALMVGLALVTGVTVLTASTRSSTAAIVEESVRADLVLNAGFTGFPPAASDAVRGVDGVASVAELAFVPSDLGSGFTVAADASDLAQNVVVDVEEGSLDALDDGDVLVSSSYAEEEGLAVGDELTATVGTLTGQQLRVGGVFADNQAVGSSVVLPASLVEQAVPEPQRLDLFGYVTLEDGADAAAVREAVTDAVAPYVVLSVQDREEYVSAQADQTQQLLITIYVLLALSVVIAVLGIINTLALSVVERTREIGLLRAVGMRRRQLAATITVESVLTALFGAVLGTVLGLVLGVALQRALVEQGLTELSVPGASLAGVFVVAAVIGVVAAVLPAVRAVRLDVLRAIATE
- a CDS encoding alpha/beta fold hydrolase, yielding MPGGFFGGFTESVVDVAPNVRLRVRHGGEGLPVVLLHGHPRTHTTWYRVAPLLAAAGRTVICPDLRGYGRSSAPDPLPDHAQASKRAMAGDVLALLRALGHERAAVVGHDRGSYAALRLALDAPEAVTALAVLDSVPIGEALARADARFAAAWWHWFFFAQPDRPERAILADPDAWYGGNPARMGEENHADHRRAVHDPAVVRAMLEDYRAGLGVDRAADDADRAAGRRVTCPTLVLWSSRDDLEDLYGDVLGVWRPWATDLRGGRIDSGHHMAEEAPEQLAAALSAFLGALGR
- a CDS encoding helix-turn-helix transcriptional regulator: MAKKRHTFSRPTLDAVHVLGAQVAQARRARGWTAAELAERVGVSPRTITSLERGAPTVALGTAFEAATLLRIPLFGAEGPELAALAHRERQVLALLPRRVHRSREPAHDDF
- a CDS encoding ABC transporter ATP-binding protein — its product is MASPDAPGTAPVAAPATAPATAPAGASRSATPDPGPVARAVDLVKVHGRGEAEVRALDGVSVDFERGRLTAIMGPSGSGKSTLMHCMAALDTPTSGSVVVDGVELSRLGDGKLTKLRRERIGFVFQAYNLVPTLTARENITLPLDIARRKVDQAWFEHVVDVVGLGDRLSHRPNQLSGGQQQRVACARALVSRPAIVFADEPTGNLDSVASAEVLGFLRRSVDDFEQTVVMVTHEPSAAAYADRVLFLADGRLVDELSSPTAEAVLERMGRVSAPAAARARGERP